The DNA region ATATCGGGATAGAAAAAATAGCAATTAAGATGTAAGAAAAAGAAAATTCTGAAAATCTGGATACAAGCGAGGGGGGAACTAACACAGCCACAGCTGAAGCTATCAAAAGCCCTATCAAAACATATTTGCCTGTTCCTATAAAAATTTCCTTAAATGCGTTTTTAAAGATCTGCCATCTACTTAAACCTTGTCCTTTGGAGTAAATCACCGGAAGGGTGGGAGGCTTCTTAAAAAAGATATTTACTATGTATGCAGTTATTACAGCTGTCAAAAATCCAAAAACAAATCTAAAAATAGTTAGCTTCCAACCAAACATTCCTATCATCAGGAAAAATATAATCGGTGACAAAATAGGTGCACTGATCAAAAAGGCTACAGCAGGAGCATAGCTTCTGGATAAAGAGTTTATAGTCTGGGCTATAGGTATCATGGAGCAGGAACATACAGGCACAGAAGATCCAAAAAATGCTGTTATTACAGGAGAATAGCCCTTGTTTATAAATCTTCTAACAATATTAAAACTTATATACGCCTGAACAAACGCCCCAATAACTGTGGCGATAAAGAAATAGGGAAGCACTTCTAAAGAGTAGCCTAAAAACTTATTAATAAACTGTTCAAAAACAGTAATAATGTCCAAGCCTAAACCCCAACATTTTCTAAATTCTACTACAGGAGTACATACAAATACTTTTCCCGTCAATATGGAAAATCATAAAAACTTTTATTAAATTTTTATTGAT from Persephonella sp. includes:
- a CDS encoding permease, with amino-acid sequence MDIITVFEQFINKFLGYSLEVLPYFFIATVIGAFVQAYISFNIVRRFINKGYSPVITAFFGSSVPVCSCSMIPIAQTINSLSRSYAPAVAFLISAPILSPIIFFLMIGMFGWKLTIFRFVFGFLTAVITAYIVNIFFKKPPTLPVIYSKGQGLSRWQIFKNAFKEIFIGTGKYVLIGLLIASAVAVLVPPSLVSRFSEFSFSYILIAIFSIPIYVCSGEEIPIAKSFVDLGFSQGQALTFMFASAGICIPTILATFKIFPKKLVVFYVLIWFFGSTASGLLFDLIF